One Candidatus Bathyarchaeota archaeon genomic region harbors:
- a CDS encoding ATP-grasp domain-containing protein, whose product MKSIYIPHINADLRVAVAYNLTSELHKGENLDYISEVEVEEEAKNVGEALEKLGIRFEMFPLGGDLGDFISDLKRFNPDVAINLCEGAFGESHHEMNVPSIFELLGIPYTGSPPLSLGICQNKGLAKKILSASGILTPRYCILDDPRDWRGQIEFPLFVKPLQEDASLGISRENYVQNSEQLKERVEYICKTYRQPALVEEYICGRELNISILGNEEPIVLPISEIIFEFEEEPRIVDYRAKWVKESEEYKKTKPICPADLEAKTRMKVEKAALSAYKALYCRDYARVDMRLKNDSPIVLEVNPNPDISIEAGFARSLRAAGIPYEEFIKKIISFALERQNASRKFY is encoded by the coding sequence ATGAAGTCCATATACATACCGCATATTAACGCAGATCTTAGAGTCGCTGTTGCCTATAATCTTACGTCAGAACTTCATAAGGGCGAGAATCTCGACTATATATCCGAGGTTGAGGTTGAGGAGGAGGCTAAAAATGTCGGGGAAGCACTTGAAAAACTTGGGATCCGATTTGAGATGTTTCCTCTTGGCGGGGATCTAGGAGACTTCATAAGTGATCTTAAAAGATTTAATCCAGACGTCGCCATAAATCTTTGCGAAGGCGCATTCGGCGAAAGCCACCATGAAATGAATGTGCCAAGCATATTCGAACTCTTAGGCATACCCTATACTGGTTCGCCGCCGTTGTCTCTTGGAATATGCCAAAATAAGGGATTGGCCAAAAAAATATTGAGCGCAAGCGGGATATTGACGCCGCGATACTGCATATTGGATGATCCTCGAGATTGGAGGGGGCAGATTGAGTTTCCGCTTTTCGTCAAGCCGCTGCAGGAGGACGCAAGCCTCGGAATTTCTAGGGAAAATTATGTGCAGAATAGTGAGCAATTAAAAGAGAGAGTTGAATACATATGCAAAACATATAGGCAGCCAGCTCTGGTCGAAGAGTACATTTGTGGGAGAGAGTTAAACATATCCATACTGGGCAATGAGGAGCCAATTGTGCTGCCTATTTCCGAGATAATTTTCGAGTTCGAGGAGGAGCCGAGGATAGTGGACTACAGAGCCAAATGGGTTAAAGAAAGCGAAGAATATAAGAAGACGAAGCCTATCTGTCCCGCAGATCTAGAAGCGAAGACCAGAATGAAGGTTGAAAAAGCAGCCCTATCAGCCTACAAGGCCCTTTACTGCAGGGACTACGCGAGGGTTGACATGCGCCTAAAGAACGACTCGCCAATCGTCCTCGAGGTCAACCCAAACCCAGACATATCCATTGAAGCAGGTTTCGCACGATCACTGAGAGCCGCAGGAATACCATATGAAGAATTCATCAAGAAGATAATCTCGTTTGCACTTGAGCGCCAGAACGCCTCAAGGAAGTTTTACTAA
- a CDS encoding ATP-grasp domain-containing protein yields the protein MSLKVGLTFNLKRKVRPDEGLPEDFFAEFDDETTVNAIAESLKRGGCRVTKIEADENAYSKIRRLKPHIVFNIAEGLRGESRESQVPAMLEMLGIPYTGSGPLTLAVALDKALTHRVLAASGVPSPNFQVFKSPYERLSRRLRFPLIVKPLAEGSSKGVRNSSLVKDDNSLRNQIAWVIKTYNQPAIVESFLPGREFTVALIGNKDPLVLPIVEILLEKLPPDVSPIYSYEVKWVWDTPEKPLEIFKCPANISKTLEKRIKQIAVKTFKALNCRDLCRIDMRLDEQGEPHVLEVNPLPGLIPDPDAHSCFPEAARAAGFTYDELICTILWQALKRYGLQSLFDGLSLVKLP from the coding sequence ATGAGCCTCAAGGTAGGGCTAACATTTAACCTTAAGAGAAAAGTCCGCCCTGATGAAGGGCTGCCGGAAGACTTTTTCGCAGAATTTGACGATGAAACAACGGTTAATGCCATAGCCGAATCATTGAAGAGAGGTGGATGTCGGGTAACAAAGATAGAAGCGGATGAGAATGCTTATTCTAAGATTAGGAGACTGAAGCCTCATATAGTTTTTAACATAGCTGAGGGGCTGAGGGGTGAGAGCAGAGAGTCTCAGGTGCCGGCTATGCTTGAGATGCTTGGCATCCCATATACGGGTTCCGGACCGTTAACCCTGGCGGTTGCATTAGATAAAGCTTTAACTCATAGGGTGCTTGCTGCGAGCGGCGTCCCGTCACCTAACTTTCAGGTGTTTAAAAGTCCATATGAGCGTTTAAGCAGGAGGCTCCGTTTTCCCCTCATCGTTAAACCTTTGGCTGAGGGGTCGAGCAAGGGTGTGAGAAATAGTTCTCTAGTTAAGGATGATAACAGTCTGAGAAATCAGATCGCGTGGGTTATAAAAACATATAATCAACCCGCCATCGTCGAGTCTTTTCTTCCTGGAAGGGAGTTTACAGTTGCCCTCATAGGTAATAAAGATCCGCTGGTGTTGCCGATAGTCGAGATATTATTGGAGAAATTGCCCCCAGATGTGAGCCCAATATACTCATATGAAGTTAAGTGGGTGTGGGATACTCCGGAAAAGCCTCTTGAGATCTTTAAATGCCCTGCAAATATTTCGAAGACGCTTGAGAAAAGGATAAAACAGATTGCAGTTAAGACTTTTAAGGCGCTTAACTGTAGAGATCTATGCCGCATAGACATGAGATTGGATGAGCAGGGTGAGCCTCACGTTCTTGAGGTTAACCCTCTTCCAGGATTAATCCCGGATCCTGATGCGCATTCATGCTTTCCAGAAGCGGCTAGAGCCGCAGGCTTTACTTATGATGAGCTTATCTGCACAATTCTTTGGCAGGCTCTCAAAAGATACGGGCTTCAGTCTCTTTTTGATGGGTTATCGTTAGTAAAACTTCCTTGA
- a CDS encoding transcription initiation factor IIB, which translates to MSNEGEEAPAIIECCSECGSKRLVWDYESSEIVCMDCGFVMEAKIVDSGPEWRAFDEEEREKKARAGAPSRLTMHDKGLSTDIDQRDRDAYGRRVAAEQRDQIYRIRKWQKIARVADTSERNLLFALSEISKIAENLSLPLSIIETAAVIYRKSLKKNLIRGRTMKGMGAAALYIACRQCGQIRTLDDLASASGLDKKVISRSYRILQRELDFTAPSSKPAQYIMKLSNCLELNGKTSEIANRVLKVAKELKLTAGRSPTGLAAAALYVASVICGERMTQREISQAARITEVTIRNRYKELVDRLFFVEAL; encoded by the coding sequence ATGAGCAATGAAGGGGAAGAGGCTCCCGCCATTATAGAATGCTGCTCAGAATGCGGCAGCAAGAGACTTGTATGGGATTATGAGAGCTCCGAAATAGTGTGTATGGACTGCGGTTTTGTAATGGAAGCAAAAATCGTTGACAGCGGGCCTGAATGGAGGGCATTCGATGAGGAGGAGAGGGAGAAAAAGGCCCGGGCAGGCGCGCCCTCAAGGCTCACAATGCATGATAAGGGTTTGTCGACGGATATTGATCAACGGGATCGAGACGCTTATGGGAGAAGGGTTGCCGCGGAGCAGAGGGACCAGATTTATAGGATAAGGAAGTGGCAGAAAATTGCGCGGGTTGCCGATACCTCAGAGAGGAACCTCCTCTTCGCTCTATCCGAAATTTCGAAGATTGCTGAGAATCTTTCATTGCCCCTAAGCATAATAGAGACCGCTGCCGTGATATATCGGAAATCACTCAAGAAAAACTTGATCCGCGGGAGAACTATGAAGGGAATGGGTGCTGCAGCGTTATACATTGCTTGTAGGCAATGTGGGCAGATAAGAACACTTGATGATCTTGCGTCAGCATCCGGTTTGGACAAGAAGGTGATCAGCCGGAGCTACAGGATCCTACAAAGGGAACTCGACTTCACGGCTCCATCTTCAAAACCAGCCCAATATATCATGAAGCTTTCAAATTGTCTAGAGCTTAATGGAAAGACATCGGAAATAGCCAACCGGGTCCTGAAGGTTGCGAAAGAACTTAAACTCACTGCTGGTAGAAGCCCGACTGGTCTTGCAGCAGCCGCGCTATATGTCGCATCGGTTATATGTGGGGAGAGAATGACCCAGCGAGAAATATCTCAGGCAGCCAGGATAACCGAGGTGACGATCAGAAACAGGTATAAAGAGCTTGTTGATAGGCTTTTTTTCGTTGAGGCGCTCTAA
- a CDS encoding KamA family radical SAM protein, with protein MVEVWKQILKESITRPEQILKKFNVDVDLLKPVVAKYPMRVSKYYFDLIEEVGDPIWKQCIPSPLELEDPYGIEDPLNEEGDSPTPGLIHRYPDRVLMCVSNRCAMYCRFCTRKRQVGKPVIDLSDGVLQEQLRYIERNSQVRDVLLSGGDPFLLPDEKIERILKRLRAIPHVEILRIGSRVPCTLPQRITPKLCEMLKKYHPLYVNVHFNHPREITEDSERACGLLADVGIPLGNQSVLLRGVNDNPEVMRELVHRLLKIRVKPYYLFQMDLVKGTYHFRTRIETGLQIIESLIGHTTGFAVPRYVIDAPGGGGKIPVQPNYIVSLEKDHVVLRNYEGKIFVYPQIPEGEKTYRLLKVPVEAAEPL; from the coding sequence ATGGTTGAGGTCTGGAAACAGATCCTTAAAGAGAGTATAACAAGGCCAGAACAAATTCTCAAGAAATTCAATGTTGATGTCGACCTTCTTAAACCTGTTGTCGCCAAATATCCGATGAGGGTCTCGAAATATTATTTTGATCTTATAGAGGAAGTCGGCGACCCTATTTGGAAGCAGTGCATACCAAGCCCTCTTGAGCTTGAGGATCCATATGGCATAGAGGATCCTTTGAACGAGGAAGGCGACAGTCCGACACCAGGCTTAATTCACCGATATCCTGACAGAGTTCTCATGTGTGTCTCAAATAGATGTGCAATGTACTGCAGATTTTGTACCCGTAAGAGGCAGGTTGGAAAGCCTGTTATTGACCTTTCGGATGGGGTTCTGCAAGAGCAGCTGAGATATATCGAGAGGAATTCGCAGGTCAGGGACGTGCTGCTTTCAGGCGGGGATCCATTCCTGCTCCCCGACGAGAAGATTGAACGGATCCTGAAAAGGTTAAGGGCGATACCGCATGTAGAGATTCTGAGAATAGGGTCAAGAGTTCCATGCACGCTTCCCCAGAGGATTACTCCGAAGCTATGTGAAATGCTGAAGAAGTACCATCCATTGTACGTGAATGTACATTTTAATCATCCTAGAGAGATTACCGAGGATAGTGAAAGGGCATGCGGTCTTCTCGCAGATGTTGGAATCCCGCTTGGAAATCAATCAGTCCTCCTAAGAGGTGTCAACGACAATCCAGAAGTCATGAGAGAGCTGGTTCATAGGCTTCTGAAGATACGTGTTAAGCCCTATTATCTCTTTCAGATGGACCTCGTTAAGGGAACATATCATTTCAGGACTAGAATAGAGACTGGTCTCCAAATAATAGAGTCCCTCATAGGGCATACTACGGGATTCGCTGTCCCCCGCTATGTCATTGACGCGCCTGGCGGTGGAGGCAAAATACCTGTTCAGCCCAATTATATAGTGAGCCTTGAGAAAGACCATGTTGTTCTGAGAAACTATGAGGGCAAGATTTTTGTGTACCCGCAAATACCTGAGGGAGAGAAGACATATAGGCTTTTGAAGGTTCCAGTGGAAGCAGCTGAACCGCTATGA
- a CDS encoding valine--tRNA ligase: protein MKPLPKEFNIKEIEVKWQTLWEEEGVYRFDWEARDKPPYTIDTPPPYPSGDFHMGNVLNWTYFDIVARYKRMKGYNVHFPQGWDCHGLPTEVETEEKYGIRKTQVPPDEFRKLCEQFVEKYIQAMKKAIKRMGCSIDWSLEYKTMDPDYWRRTQLSFILLYQKGLIYQGTHPVNWCPRCETAIADAEVEYESRDGFFHYIRFPLEDGGFLSIATTRPELIPACVAVAVHPDDQRYNRFVNRTVVVPIVGSKVKIIFDDNVEPEFGTGVVMICTFGDKDDVRCVSKNKLPVITVLTEDGKMNENAGKYAGLGIEEARKAIVQDLQNEGFLEKIERIRQEVGVCWRCKTPVEILERKQWFMKTRALTDQVEKAAYEVKWYPNHMRHRLIDWARSLDWDWVISRQRVFATPIPIWYCEKCGEVILAKPEWLPIDPKLSPPKIEICPKCGSKKFLPEKDVLDTWFDSSITCAVHAGWPDRPDWRRLFPSDLHPSGTDIIRTWAYYLMVRHLALFGEKAYKACLINGMVLGSDGRKMSKSLGNYVTTLEVIEKYGADAMRQWAAAGGATGSDIPFRWPDVEYGWRFLIKLWNASRFASLHLKDYDPASKGRLQLIDRWLLSKLEKTVEKVGEALENYNFNIAIEAVREFTWHIFCDQYIEAIKDRLYRVESQDDESRAAALYTLYHAIYKIIQMLAPFTPHITEEIYQNMYAELKGYRSIHLTPWPEADRELINEEAERKGDIVIQMIAEIRRGKSERRFPLNAPIKKLTIYSEDKVFLEAIKEGKEAIMQACKIKELIIIFGKGGESQIKNYPQAGYTVEY from the coding sequence ATGAAGCCTCTGCCGAAAGAATTCAACATAAAAGAGATCGAGGTAAAGTGGCAGACCCTGTGGGAGGAGGAGGGGGTCTACCGCTTCGATTGGGAAGCAAGGGATAAGCCTCCCTACACGATAGATACGCCCCCACCGTATCCCTCAGGCGACTTTCATATGGGAAATGTTTTGAATTGGACGTACTTTGACATCGTCGCCAGATACAAGCGTATGAAGGGTTATAATGTTCATTTCCCGCAAGGATGGGATTGCCACGGTTTGCCTACAGAGGTTGAGACAGAAGAAAAGTATGGCATAAGAAAGACTCAGGTGCCTCCGGACGAGTTCAGAAAGTTATGCGAGCAGTTTGTGGAGAAGTATATTCAGGCGATGAAAAAAGCGATTAAGCGGATGGGCTGCTCAATAGACTGGTCGCTGGAATATAAGACTATGGATCCGGATTACTGGCGTAGAACCCAGCTCTCCTTCATCCTCCTTTACCAGAAGGGTTTAATTTACCAGGGAACGCACCCGGTGAATTGGTGTCCGAGATGCGAGACTGCCATAGCAGACGCCGAAGTTGAGTATGAGAGTAGGGATGGATTCTTTCATTACATAAGGTTCCCGCTGGAGGATGGTGGTTTCTTAAGCATAGCCACAACCCGCCCCGAGCTTATACCCGCATGCGTCGCTGTGGCAGTGCATCCGGACGACCAGAGATATAACAGATTTGTTAACAGGACAGTTGTAGTCCCAATTGTTGGAAGTAAAGTCAAAATAATATTTGACGACAATGTTGAGCCGGAGTTTGGAACAGGAGTGGTGATGATCTGCACATTCGGGGATAAGGATGATGTGAGATGCGTCTCAAAGAATAAGCTTCCAGTTATAACAGTCTTGACAGAAGACGGAAAGATGAACGAGAATGCTGGAAAATACGCGGGACTGGGGATAGAGGAGGCTCGAAAAGCCATTGTCCAAGACCTTCAAAATGAAGGCTTTCTTGAGAAGATCGAAAGAATCAGACAGGAAGTAGGAGTCTGCTGGAGATGTAAAACCCCGGTCGAGATCCTAGAGAGAAAGCAGTGGTTCATGAAAACTCGAGCTCTTACAGATCAGGTTGAAAAAGCGGCTTATGAGGTGAAGTGGTACCCAAACCATATGCGGCATAGGCTTATCGACTGGGCTAGAAGCTTGGACTGGGACTGGGTTATATCGAGGCAAAGGGTCTTTGCAACACCGATACCCATATGGTACTGTGAGAAGTGCGGCGAGGTCATATTAGCTAAGCCTGAGTGGCTTCCAATAGATCCAAAGCTAAGCCCGCCTAAGATTGAAATTTGTCCTAAATGCGGATCTAAAAAGTTCCTACCCGAGAAAGACGTGCTTGACACATGGTTTGACTCATCAATAACCTGCGCCGTCCATGCAGGCTGGCCTGACAGACCAGATTGGAGAAGGCTCTTCCCATCAGATCTTCACCCCTCAGGGACTGACATAATAAGGACTTGGGCATACTATCTCATGGTCCGCCATCTAGCACTTTTCGGAGAAAAAGCTTACAAGGCATGTCTAATCAACGGCATGGTCTTGGGCTCAGATGGCAGGAAGATGAGCAAGTCTCTTGGAAATTATGTCACAACACTGGAGGTCATTGAGAAGTACGGTGCAGACGCTATGAGACAGTGGGCTGCGGCCGGAGGGGCAACAGGCTCCGATATACCGTTCCGTTGGCCGGACGTGGAGTATGGTTGGAGGTTCCTGATAAAGCTGTGGAATGCCTCTAGGTTCGCCAGCCTCCACCTTAAAGACTATGATCCCGCATCAAAGGGTAGGCTCCAATTAATAGACAGATGGCTGTTATCGAAGCTTGAGAAAACCGTAGAAAAGGTTGGAGAAGCGCTTGAAAACTATAATTTCAATATTGCAATCGAAGCCGTTCGTGAATTTACTTGGCACATCTTCTGTGATCAGTATATCGAGGCGATTAAGGATAGGCTATACAGAGTAGAAAGCCAAGACGATGAGAGTCGAGCGGCTGCATTATACACGCTTTACCATGCGATCTACAAGATTATCCAGATGCTAGCACCCTTCACACCGCATATAACAGAGGAAATCTACCAGAACATGTACGCGGAACTCAAGGGTTACAGAAGTATTCATCTGACACCCTGGCCGGAGGCGGATAGAGAATTGATTAATGAGGAAGCTGAAAGAAAAGGCGACATAGTAATTCAGATGATAGCCGAGATTAGGAGAGGTAAATCGGAAAGAAGGTTTCCCCTCAACGCCCCCATCAAAAAGCTAACTATTTACAGTGAGGACAAGGTGTTCCTGGAGGCTATTAAGGAAGGTAAAGAGGCAATAATGCAAGCCTGCAAAATTAAAGAGCTGATCATTATTTTCGGCAAGGGAGGAGAAAGTCAAATCAAGAATTATCCGCAAGCAGGATATACGGTGGAATACTGA
- a CDS encoding GNAT family N-acetyltransferase, producing the protein MKFEIFNAKEVRLTNEDIRDIVEIECHPKVREWLFEYVGSIDKEFQAYKRFFRRLKKNKRAEILVAKSKDRVVGFLGLWRLGRFMEHVATIGVSVHPDYWGNGIATKLVESAIALAEKEGIVRLEIETLADNKAMRHVAEKLGFKLESIRKLRVQKEGKYHDEASYYMLLNSLNS; encoded by the coding sequence TTGAAATTTGAGATTTTCAACGCAAAAGAAGTAAGATTAACAAACGAAGATATTAGGGACATTGTGGAGATAGAGTGTCACCCTAAAGTTCGTGAATGGCTTTTTGAGTATGTTGGCAGTATCGATAAAGAGTTTCAGGCATATAAGAGGTTTTTCAGAAGGTTGAAGAAGAATAAGAGGGCTGAGATACTTGTAGCGAAGAGTAAGGATCGTGTGGTAGGTTTTCTTGGGCTCTGGAGGCTTGGAAGATTCATGGAGCATGTGGCAACTATAGGTGTTAGCGTCCATCCGGATTATTGGGGTAATGGAATAGCTACTAAACTTGTAGAATCGGCGATAGCGCTCGCTGAGAAAGAGGGTATCGTAAGGCTTGAGATCGAGACGCTGGCTGACAATAAGGCGATGAGGCATGTAGCGGAGAAGCTTGGTTTCAAACTTGAAAGTATAAGGAAATTGAGGGTGCAGAAAGAGGGCAAATATCATGATGAAGCATCCTACTATATGCTCCTAAATAGTTTGAATTCGTAA